In Pseudomonas sp. MM213, a genomic segment contains:
- a CDS encoding DUF4123 domain-containing protein, with amino-acid sequence MLKSDWTLENGLPQGLPWNGTVGLLLDGVSVEKLPQHLYQWSDDPVFEPLYLGTQWAELGDVSPCLVQINAQSNPILAKFLAEPRQEWGYLVFSDQPWTQMVEHFRWLTSVMHPQGEEVLLRIADPAVAHALLGHAESIKDPTLFGPCSQVVAADAALGCWHINQRPGKAPEPNHSKRYRLSDEQLSQLDEVNFRSIVLRLDQHMHEYFPSYQAQSMPLHRWEHLHALASTSYDRGFNTELDITLYANIHGFLGERALEEHPDLDAILKTPSEQTPAQRLERVADIAQERAETLHRNQG; translated from the coding sequence ATGCTTAAGTCCGACTGGACGCTGGAAAACGGGTTGCCCCAAGGCCTGCCGTGGAATGGCACCGTCGGATTGTTGCTGGATGGCGTCAGCGTCGAGAAACTGCCCCAGCACCTTTATCAATGGTCGGATGACCCGGTGTTCGAGCCGCTCTACCTCGGCACTCAGTGGGCGGAATTGGGCGACGTCTCGCCGTGCCTGGTTCAGATCAACGCACAGAGCAATCCCATCCTCGCGAAGTTTCTCGCCGAGCCCCGCCAGGAGTGGGGCTACCTGGTGTTCAGCGATCAACCCTGGACACAAATGGTCGAGCACTTCCGCTGGCTAACCAGCGTCATGCACCCTCAGGGTGAAGAAGTCCTGCTGCGCATCGCCGACCCTGCCGTGGCCCACGCATTGCTCGGTCACGCCGAGAGCATCAAGGACCCTACCCTGTTCGGCCCCTGCTCGCAGGTCGTTGCCGCCGACGCGGCATTGGGTTGCTGGCACATCAACCAGCGACCGGGCAAAGCCCCTGAGCCGAACCACAGCAAACGCTATCGCTTGAGCGACGAGCAACTCAGCCAACTGGATGAAGTGAATTTCCGCAGCATCGTCCTGCGTCTGGACCAGCACATGCACGAATACTTCCCGTCCTATCAGGCACAATCGATGCCGCTGCACCGCTGGGAACACCTGCACGCACTGGCCTCGACCTCCTACGATCGCGGCTTCAACACCGAACTCGACATCACCCTCTACGCCAACATTCACGGGTTCCTCGGCGAGCGAGCGCTGGAGGAGCATCCGGACCTGGATGCGATACTCAAGACCCCTTCGGAACAAACGCCCGCTCAGAGACTCGAACGGGTCGCTGATATTGCCCAGGAACGGGCCGAAACCCTGCACAGGAATCAAGGATGA
- a CDS encoding Hcp family type VI secretion system effector, translated as MATPAYMSVTGEKQGLITAGAFTADSVGNTYQEGHEDQVMVQAFSHDVIIPRDPQSGQPTGQRVHKPVVITKVYDKASPLLQAALTSGERMSEIVIQWFRTSAQGTQEHYYTTKLEDAIIVAINNKMHNCQDPGNSHFTHLEEVQFTYRKITWTHEVSGTSGSDDWRAPVV; from the coding sequence ATGGCAACACCAGCGTACATGTCCGTCACTGGCGAAAAACAAGGCCTGATCACTGCCGGCGCCTTCACTGCCGACTCCGTTGGCAACACCTACCAGGAAGGCCACGAAGACCAGGTCATGGTTCAGGCTTTCAGCCACGACGTGATCATCCCGCGTGACCCGCAATCCGGCCAACCGACCGGTCAGCGCGTACACAAGCCAGTCGTGATCACCAAGGTCTACGACAAGGCTTCGCCTCTGCTGCAAGCGGCTCTGACCTCCGGCGAGCGCATGAGCGAAATCGTTATCCAGTGGTTCCGTACTTCGGCTCAAGGTACTCAAGAGCACTACTACACCACCAAACTGGAAGACGCGATCATCGTCGCCATCAACAACAAAATGCACAACTGCCAGGATCCAGGCAACTCGCACTTCACCCACCTGGAAGAAGTGCAGTTCACCTACCGCAAAATCACCTGGACCCACGAAGTATCCGGTACTTCGGGTTCCGATGACTGGCGTGCTCCAGTCGTTTAA
- the hglS gene encoding 2-oxoadipate dioxygenase/decarboxylase HglS, giving the protein MSHPSFVSPDLIRQRFSKAMSDMYREEVPLYGALMELVEQTNRHVLESDPQIARQLNSTGEIQRLDLERHGAIRVGTAAELATLARLFAVMGMQPVGYYDLTPAGVPVHSTAFRAVHEAALQVSPFRVFTSLLRLELIEDLELRAFAQSVLNKRSIFTPKALNLIDRAETEGGLTEPEAQDFVEQALETFRWHHSATVTAEQYQKLSAQHRLIADVVAFKGPHINHLTPRTLDIDIVQAQMPAHGITPKAVIEGPPRRQCPILLRQTSFKALDEPVAFTDQAESRGSHSARFGEIEQRGAALTPKGRALYDRLLNAARDELGDFPNEGNAARYNALMTQHFSEFPDTVEGMRLQELAYFRYFVTEKGVGAQALKSLSLEDLLSDGYLRVEPLVYEDFLPVSAAGIFQSNLGDAAQTHYGEHSNQQAFEQALGRSTIDELGLYAETQRRSIEECFATLR; this is encoded by the coding sequence ATGAGCCACCCGAGCTTTGTCAGCCCTGACCTGATCCGCCAACGCTTCTCCAAAGCGATGTCCGACATGTACCGCGAAGAAGTGCCGCTGTACGGCGCGCTGATGGAACTGGTGGAACAGACCAACCGCCATGTACTGGAGAGCGACCCGCAGATCGCCCGGCAGTTGAACAGCACCGGTGAAATCCAGCGTCTGGACCTGGAGCGTCATGGCGCCATCCGCGTCGGCACCGCCGCTGAACTGGCCACCCTCGCCCGGCTGTTTGCGGTGATGGGCATGCAACCGGTCGGCTATTACGACCTGACCCCGGCCGGCGTGCCGGTGCATTCCACAGCGTTCCGCGCGGTGCATGAAGCCGCACTGCAGGTCAGCCCGTTTCGAGTGTTCACCTCGTTGCTGCGTCTGGAATTGATCGAAGACCTTGAGCTGCGCGCCTTTGCGCAATCGGTGCTGAATAAGCGCTCGATCTTCACGCCAAAAGCATTGAACCTCATTGATCGTGCCGAAACCGAAGGTGGCCTCACCGAGCCCGAGGCCCAGGATTTCGTCGAGCAAGCGCTGGAAACCTTCCGCTGGCACCACAGCGCGACGGTCACCGCCGAGCAGTACCAGAAACTCAGCGCCCAGCATCGCCTGATCGCCGACGTGGTGGCGTTCAAGGGCCCGCACATCAACCACCTGACGCCGCGCACACTCGACATCGACATCGTGCAGGCGCAAATGCCGGCCCACGGCATTACCCCTAAAGCGGTGATCGAAGGCCCGCCACGCCGGCAGTGCCCGATCCTGTTGCGCCAGACCAGTTTCAAGGCGCTGGACGAGCCTGTTGCCTTCACCGATCAGGCCGAAAGTCGTGGCAGCCACAGTGCGCGTTTCGGTGAAATCGAGCAGCGCGGCGCGGCGCTCACGCCTAAAGGACGAGCGCTGTATGACCGTTTGCTCAATGCTGCTCGCGACGAACTCGGGGACTTCCCCAACGAAGGCAACGCCGCACGCTATAACGCGCTGATGACGCAGCATTTCAGCGAATTCCCTGACACCGTCGAGGGCATGCGCCTACAGGAACTGGCGTACTTTCGCTATTTCGTGACGGAGAAAGGCGTAGGAGCGCAGGCGCTTAAATCCTTGTCGCTAGAAGATCTGCTCAGCGATGGCTATTTGCGGGTTGAACCGCTGGTTTACGAAGATTTCCTGCCGGTCAGCGCGGCGGGGATTTTCCAGTCAAACCTGGGGGATGCCGCGCAAACCCACTACGGCGAGCATTCGAACCAGCAAGCATTCGAGCAAGCCCTGGGACGATCGACCATCGACGAGTTGGGGTTGTATGCCGAGACGCAACGGCGCTCGATCGAGGAATGCTTCGCAACGCTCCGTTAA
- a CDS encoding type 1 glutamine amidotransferase domain-containing protein — protein sequence MKILMVLTSHDQLGNTGKKTGFWLEEFAAPYFAFKDAGAQLTLASPKGGQPPLDPKSDEPDAQTAATERFRKDSAAQSALASTALLGSVRAEDYDAVFYPGGHGPLWDLTEDKVSIALIEAFYKAGKPVALVCHAPGVLRHVKGADGQPLVKGKRVTGFTNSEEEAVQLTNVVPFLVEDMLQEKGGIYSKGDDWASYVVTDGLLLTGQNPASSEAAAEALLAKLK from the coding sequence ATGAAAATCCTGATGGTTTTGACGTCCCACGATCAATTGGGCAATACCGGTAAGAAAACCGGCTTCTGGCTGGAGGAATTCGCGGCACCGTATTTCGCTTTCAAAGACGCCGGCGCTCAGCTGACGCTGGCGTCGCCCAAGGGCGGCCAGCCGCCACTGGACCCCAAAAGCGATGAGCCCGATGCGCAGACCGCTGCGACGGAGCGTTTTCGCAAGGATTCTGCAGCCCAGTCCGCATTGGCGTCCACCGCGTTGCTCGGCAGCGTGCGAGCCGAAGATTACGATGCGGTTTTCTATCCGGGCGGGCATGGCCCGTTGTGGGATCTGACTGAAGACAAGGTTTCGATCGCATTGATCGAGGCGTTTTACAAGGCGGGCAAGCCGGTTGCTTTGGTCTGCCATGCGCCGGGCGTGTTGCGTCACGTCAAGGGCGCGGATGGTCAACCGCTGGTCAAAGGCAAGCGTGTGACCGGTTTCACCAACTCCGAGGAGGAGGCGGTGCAACTGACCAATGTGGTGCCGTTTCTGGTGGAGGACATGCTCCAGGAGAAGGGCGGGATTTATTCCAAGGGAGATGACTGGGCGAGTTATGTGGTGACCGATGGTCTGCTGCTGACCGGGCAGAATCCGGCGTCGTCCGAGGCGGCGGCTGAAGCGCTGCTGGCGAAGCTGAAATAA
- a CDS encoding alpha/beta fold hydrolase: MLLLVVAIAVFAAWSWLSYPAIGYWLYDLNMAAEAKLYRLHKIVVPIAEMTVSTWQGGPYEASSSVLMLHGYSADKNIWLRFARHFVGKYRVIIPDIAGHGETGFKAGGGYDIPLQAKRMIQLLDVCGVEKVHVIGNSMGGYMAAWLAATYPERIASVALIDPAGVTAPEISDLERHLAQGHNPFLVHSREEFRRFYAMTMAEPPWVPGVVLDAIAQRYEQSRDELAEIFSDFRASPPMEPKLPDIKCPALLLWGRKDRLIDVSSVAIWSKGIEDLRVEIWDGIGHMPMVEEPGSTARLYREFLASQRSESPQDQRMH; encoded by the coding sequence ATGCTTTTGTTGGTTGTCGCTATCGCAGTTTTCGCGGCCTGGAGCTGGTTGAGCTACCCGGCCATCGGTTATTGGCTCTATGACTTGAACATGGCGGCCGAAGCCAAGCTGTATCGGCTACACAAAATCGTCGTGCCCATCGCCGAAATGACCGTCTCGACCTGGCAAGGCGGGCCTTATGAAGCGTCAAGCAGTGTGCTGATGCTCCACGGCTACAGCGCCGACAAGAACATCTGGCTGCGTTTCGCCCGGCACTTTGTCGGCAAATACCGGGTGATCATTCCCGACATCGCAGGGCATGGCGAAACCGGCTTCAAGGCCGGCGGCGGTTATGACATTCCCTTGCAGGCCAAACGTATGATCCAGTTGCTCGACGTCTGCGGCGTCGAGAAGGTCCACGTGATCGGCAACTCGATGGGCGGCTACATGGCGGCCTGGCTCGCGGCCACCTACCCGGAGCGCATCGCGTCGGTCGCGCTGATCGACCCGGCCGGTGTCACCGCCCCCGAAATCAGTGACCTGGAACGCCACCTGGCCCAGGGGCACAACCCGTTCCTGGTTCACTCCCGAGAAGAATTCCGGCGCTTCTACGCCATGACCATGGCCGAACCACCGTGGGTGCCCGGCGTGGTGCTGGACGCCATAGCCCAGCGTTATGAACAGTCCCGGGATGAGTTGGCAGAAATCTTCAGCGATTTTCGCGCCAGCCCGCCGATGGAGCCAAAACTGCCCGACATCAAGTGCCCGGCGCTGCTGCTGTGGGGGCGCAAGGACCGCTTGATCGATGTCAGCAGCGTGGCGATCTGGAGCAAAGGCATCGAGGATCTGCGTGTAGAAATCTGGGACGGCATCGGCCATATGCCGATGGTCGAAGAACCAGGGAGCACGGCGCGGCTATATCGGGAGTTTTTGGCATCCCAGCGCTCGGAAAGCCCTCAGGACCAGAGGATGCATTGA
- the tssI gene encoding type VI secretion system Vgr family protein has protein sequence MFAPANQTHFALTIEGLSSDFQVLSLQGREAISQPFVFEVELVSEKPSLDLESLLHKPAFLQLSPNGSGIHGQIYRAAQGDSGKRLTRYAVTLRPQLSYLAHRINQRIFQNLTVPKIIGLVLEEHGIQSNAYQFKVGAIYPERIYCVQYDESDLQFVQRLCEEEGIHYHFEHSATAHKLVFGDDQTVFPKLAPVAYQQDSGMVASDPVIKRFDLRLETRTSRITRRDYDFEKPRINLESEHRGDALPDLEDYDYPGRFIDRERGKHLAKRALERHRSDFQLGEGKSDQPLLVSGHFLALTQHPKAKWNDLWLLTEVLHEGKQPQVLEESVTSSTTNLKDDFHQGYRNRFQATPWDVPNRPPLTQKKPRILGSQSAVVTGPKGEEIHCDQYGRVKVQFHWDREGQADDKTSCWLRVSSAWAGAHYGGIAIPRIGMEVLVTFLEGDPDQPLISGCLYHKENVVPYALPANKTRTTFKTLSSPGGAGFNELRIEDKKGQEQIFLHAQRDWDENVEHDQKIRVGNERHDTVEKNSYSEFKAEEHHTVYEDRKVEARANDHLTVGVNQHIKIGTGQFIDAGQEIHLSSGMKIVLEAGSELTLIGGGSFIKIDAGGVTMSGPAINMNSGGGPGSGTGAAPILPGPLKQADADKAGQLLVPAQRQALMQKKPICAICEKAKLEAQNA, from the coding sequence ATGTTCGCGCCGGCCAATCAGACTCACTTTGCCCTGACCATCGAAGGTCTTTCCAGCGACTTCCAGGTTTTATCCCTGCAAGGTCGGGAAGCCATCAGCCAGCCGTTTGTGTTTGAGGTGGAACTGGTCAGTGAAAAGCCGTCCCTGGACCTCGAAAGCCTGCTGCACAAACCGGCCTTTTTGCAGCTCTCGCCCAACGGTAGCGGCATCCATGGCCAGATCTATCGCGCCGCCCAGGGTGATTCCGGCAAACGCCTGACCCGCTACGCGGTGACCCTGCGCCCGCAACTGTCCTACCTCGCGCACCGCATCAACCAGCGCATCTTCCAGAACCTCACGGTACCGAAAATCATCGGTCTGGTCCTCGAAGAGCACGGCATCCAGAGCAATGCCTACCAATTCAAAGTCGGGGCGATTTATCCCGAGCGCATCTACTGCGTTCAGTACGATGAATCGGACCTGCAATTCGTCCAGCGCCTGTGCGAGGAAGAAGGTATCCACTACCACTTCGAGCACAGCGCCACAGCCCACAAACTGGTGTTCGGCGATGACCAGACGGTGTTCCCGAAACTCGCGCCCGTGGCCTATCAGCAAGATTCCGGCATGGTCGCCAGCGACCCGGTGATCAAGCGCTTCGACCTGCGCCTGGAAACCCGCACCAGCCGCATCACCCGCCGCGACTACGACTTCGAAAAACCGCGCATCAACCTCGAAAGCGAACACCGTGGCGACGCCCTGCCCGACCTCGAAGACTACGACTACCCTGGTCGCTTCATCGACCGCGAACGCGGCAAGCACCTGGCCAAACGTGCCCTCGAACGTCACCGCAGCGACTTCCAGCTGGGCGAAGGCAAAAGCGATCAGCCGTTGCTGGTCAGTGGCCATTTCCTGGCCCTGACCCAACACCCGAAAGCTAAATGGAACGACCTGTGGCTGCTCACCGAAGTCCTGCACGAAGGCAAACAGCCGCAAGTGCTGGAAGAGTCGGTCACCAGCAGCACGACCAACCTGAAAGACGACTTCCATCAGGGTTATCGCAACCGCTTCCAGGCCACCCCGTGGGACGTGCCGAACCGCCCGCCGCTGACGCAGAAGAAACCGCGCATTCTCGGCAGCCAGAGCGCCGTGGTCACCGGGCCAAAAGGTGAAGAAATCCACTGTGATCAGTACGGCCGCGTCAAAGTGCAATTCCACTGGGACCGCGAAGGTCAGGCCGACGACAAGACCAGCTGCTGGCTGCGCGTCTCCTCCGCCTGGGCCGGTGCTCACTACGGCGGCATCGCCATCCCGCGAATCGGCATGGAAGTGCTCGTCACGTTCCTCGAAGGCGACCCCGACCAGCCGCTGATCAGCGGCTGCCTGTACCACAAGGAAAACGTCGTCCCGTACGCCCTGCCGGCGAACAAGACCCGCACCACCTTCAAAACCCTGAGTTCACCGGGTGGCGCAGGCTTCAACGAACTGCGCATCGAAGACAAGAAAGGCCAGGAACAGATCTTCCTCCACGCCCAGCGCGACTGGGACGAAAACGTCGAACACGACCAGAAGATCCGCGTCGGCAACGAACGCCACGACACCGTGGAGAAGAACAGCTACAGCGAATTCAAGGCCGAAGAACACCACACCGTTTATGAAGACCGCAAAGTCGAAGCCCGCGCCAACGACCACCTGACCGTGGGCGTGAACCAGCACATCAAGATCGGCACCGGGCAATTCATCGACGCAGGCCAGGAAATCCACCTGAGCAGCGGCATGAAAATCGTGCTCGAAGCCGGCAGCGAACTGACCCTGATCGGCGGCGGCAGCTTCATCAAGATCGATGCCGGCGGCGTCACCATGAGCGGGCCGGCGATCAACATGAACTCCGGTGGCGGACCGGGCAGCGGGACAGGGGCGGCGCCGATATTGCCGGGGCCGTTGAAGCAGGCGGATGCGGATAAGGCCGGGCAATTGCTGGTGCCCGCGCAGCGCCAAGCGTTGATGCAGAAGAAGCCGATCTGCGCGATTTGCGAGAAGGCCAAACTGGAGGCGCAAAATGCTTAA